One genomic segment of Ignavibacteriota bacterium includes these proteins:
- a CDS encoding metalloenzyme: MHSTILIFLDGVGIGKSDPSINPFFKYPFKTFTELFGETPSLEKQKISKDGRFIFPTDAVMEIPDLPQSGTGQTSIFCGVNAARIVGHHFGPFPHSSLVPIIKIQNIFQKFKKIKKKVTFVNAYPKVFFEYIESGKKRLSVTSLSCMLSNVPLNGVTELRKGEALSAEIDNDGWVNKLGYSLPIIKPETAAKRLFKIAAENHFTLFEHFLTDHLGHGRNIETLEERLNVLDQFLYCVIKNVPENFTILICSDHGNLEDISIKSHTTNPALTISVGKYAERLSNRITNLSHIRDAILELY, encoded by the coding sequence TTGCATTCAACAATTTTAATATTTCTTGATGGAGTTGGAATTGGAAAATCCGATCCGTCAATCAATCCTTTTTTCAAATATCCTTTCAAAACATTTACAGAACTTTTCGGCGAAACTCCATCTTTAGAAAAACAAAAAATTTCAAAAGACGGCAGATTTATTTTCCCAACAGATGCAGTAATGGAAATACCGGATTTACCACAAAGCGGTACCGGCCAAACATCAATCTTCTGTGGTGTTAATGCTGCAAGAATTGTCGGGCATCATTTTGGACCTTTTCCACATTCAAGTTTAGTTCCAATAATTAAAATTCAAAATATATTTCAAAAATTTAAAAAGATAAAAAAGAAAGTAACTTTTGTAAATGCATATCCAAAAGTATTTTTTGAATATATAGAATCCGGTAAAAAAAGATTAAGTGTAACAAGTCTTAGTTGTATGTTAAGTAACGTTCCATTAAATGGCGTAACGGAATTAAGAAAAGGTGAAGCTTTAAGTGCGGAAATTGATAACGACGGCTGGGTTAACAAGCTTGGATATTCTCTGCCGATAATTAAACCAGAAACTGCCGCAAAAAGATTATTCAAAATTGCTGCGGAAAATCATTTTACATTATTTGAACATTTTCTCACTGATCATCTTGGTCATGGCAGAAATATTGAAACCCTTGAAGAAAGATTAAATGTTTTAGATCAATTTTTGTATTGTGTAATTAAAAATGTTCCGGAGAATTTTACAATTCTTATTTGTTCCGATCACGGAAATTTGGAAGACATCTCAATAAAATCGCATACTACCAATCCGGCACTAACAATTTCAGTGGGAAAATATGCTGAAAGATTATCAAACAGAATTACAAATTTATCGCATATAAGGGATGCAATTCTGGAGCTTTATTAG
- a CDS encoding DNA internalization-related competence protein ComEC/Rec2 — protein MEKFPIIKIVIAFCLGITLQEIFNFNFIVILSTIIFISILHITFIIFSNNKNQTWNVFIILFLSICLGIFSLYTQNLTIATYPFETPKITNAEIVGVIDDIELIKKKKLTFELSLSEINNQKISNQIFFCNFWKDTLTNVEKIYNNIKIGNKIKFIGTIVQAKNQRNPGEFNYEEYLNNIGISGVISCYEYDDFKIVDERKFVLNNLIFEVRKLIDNRIKELYSEKYSYFLKGILLADRSDIDTGTKTAFTNTGVIHVLAVSGLHVGFIAVIIFLLSGRINIKYKYYTSIVGIIIFLILTGSLPSVFRASIMAILFFISKLSGRSTNGFNSIAIAAFIILVLNPSELFNPGFLLSFSAVLSILIIFPIFSEKLKTFSINKIVKNILLFFSVSMAAQIGTLPFTIYYFNKISIISLFANMIVIPMIGIIVAVAVLSILVSIISISFASIFAVANTFLISLIFYFIKVLSNLDFSFINIFNFSIYDGAVFYISLVLIIYSTKTINGFKLILTLTIIVFSTFLLFKIDNKSLLPENELTIFTIDVGQGDSFLVKFPNNKIALIDAGNSTEFFDCGEFIIYPLLQRLEIEKIDYAFISHLDSDHFGGSIFLIQNNLIENLFKPKKEESIKDKIFEKFLDSNNVQYFFYSDTTFKIGETSVTFFNDTTKLNSMNFSSNDNSGIVKIDYGKNSFLFVGDAELEMEKFLVENYSDKLKSDVLKIGHHGSKHSSNDEFLEIVNPKIGIISAGIMNKFKHPTKEVLNKLSERKIQILRTDKVGAIILSSNGKEIKNIDWRNF, from the coding sequence GTGGAAAAATTTCCTATAATAAAAATCGTAATTGCTTTTTGTTTAGGAATCACACTTCAAGAAATTTTTAATTTTAATTTTATTGTAATCCTCTCAACAATTATTTTCATCTCAATTTTACATATTACTTTTATAATATTTTCTAATAATAAAAATCAAACTTGGAATGTTTTTATAATTTTATTTCTTTCAATTTGTCTTGGAATATTTTCGCTTTATACTCAAAATTTAACAATTGCAACATATCCTTTCGAAACTCCTAAAATTACAAATGCAGAAATTGTTGGAGTAATTGATGACATTGAATTGATTAAAAAAAAGAAACTCACTTTTGAATTAAGTTTATCAGAAATAAATAACCAAAAAATATCCAATCAAATTTTCTTTTGTAATTTCTGGAAAGATACTTTAACAAATGTTGAAAAAATTTATAATAATATTAAAATTGGGAATAAAATAAAATTCATCGGTACAATTGTTCAAGCGAAAAATCAAAGAAATCCGGGTGAGTTTAATTATGAAGAATACTTAAATAATATTGGGATTTCCGGAGTAATTAGCTGTTACGAATATGATGATTTTAAAATTGTTGATGAAAGAAAATTCGTTTTAAATAATTTAATTTTTGAAGTAAGAAAATTAATCGATAATAGAATTAAAGAATTATATTCTGAAAAATATTCATATTTTCTCAAGGGAATTTTACTTGCCGATAGATCCGATATTGATACAGGAACTAAAACTGCATTTACAAATACCGGAGTAATTCACGTTCTTGCCGTTTCCGGGCTGCATGTTGGATTTATTGCAGTTATTATTTTTTTACTTTCCGGCAGAATTAATATTAAATACAAATATTACACATCAATTGTTGGAATAATTATATTCTTAATTCTAACTGGTAGTTTGCCATCTGTTTTTAGAGCTTCAATTATGGCTATTTTATTTTTCATTTCAAAATTATCCGGAAGAAGTACAAACGGATTTAATTCAATTGCTATTGCGGCATTTATAATTTTGGTTTTAAATCCAAGTGAACTTTTCAATCCGGGTTTTTTACTTTCGTTTTCTGCAGTTTTATCAATCCTAATTATTTTTCCAATTTTTTCAGAAAAATTAAAAACATTTAGTATAAATAAAATTGTAAAAAATATTTTATTGTTTTTTTCAGTTTCAATGGCAGCACAAATAGGAACTTTACCATTCACAATTTACTATTTTAATAAAATTTCAATTATATCATTATTTGCAAATATGATTGTCATTCCGATGATTGGAATTATTGTAGCTGTTGCCGTGCTTTCAATTTTGGTCAGTATAATTTCAATATCGTTTGCATCAATATTTGCTGTGGCGAATACATTTTTAATTTCCTTAATATTTTATTTTATAAAAGTACTTTCCAATTTAGATTTTTCATTTATCAATATTTTTAATTTCTCAATTTATGATGGAGCAGTTTTTTACATTTCATTAGTTCTAATAATTTATTCTACTAAAACTATTAACGGATTTAAACTAATTCTAACTTTAACTATTATAGTTTTTAGCACATTTTTACTTTTTAAAATTGATAACAAATCTTTATTGCCGGAAAATGAATTAACAATTTTTACAATTGATGTTGGGCAAGGCGATTCTTTTTTAGTTAAATTTCCTAATAATAAAATTGCATTAATTGATGCTGGAAATTCCACCGAATTTTTTGATTGTGGTGAATTTATAATTTATCCGTTGCTGCAAAGATTGGAAATTGAAAAAATTGATTACGCATTTATTTCACATTTGGATTCCGATCATTTTGGCGGAAGTATTTTTTTGATTCAAAATAATTTGATTGAAAATCTTTTTAAACCAAAAAAAGAAGAAAGTATTAAAGATAAAATTTTTGAGAAATTTTTAGATTCAAATAATGTGCAATACTTTTTTTATTCTGATACAACTTTTAAAATTGGCGAAACAAGTGTTACTTTTTTTAATGATACGACCAAATTAAATTCAATGAATTTTAGCAGCAATGATAATAGCGGAATTGTGAAAATTGATTATGGGAAAAATTCATTTTTGTTTGTCGGCGATGCAGAATTGGAAATGGAAAAATTTCTTGTTGAAAATTATTCTGATAAATTGAAATCGGACGTTTTAAAAATTGGACATCACGGAAGTAAACATTCTTCAAACGATGAATTTTTAGAAATTGTAAATCCTAAAATTGGAATTATAAGTGCCGGAATAATGAATAAATTTAAACATCCAACAAAAGAAGTTTTGAATAAATTAAGCGAAAGGAAAATTCAAATTTTAAGGACAGATAAAGTTGGGGCAATAATTTTATCATCAAACGGAAAAGAAATAAAAAATATTGATTGGAGAAATTTTTAA
- the murB gene encoding UDP-N-acetylmuramate dehydrogenase, which produces MEIAENISLKNLNTFGIECSAKKLIKFANENEIHNYLSQNNIDNENIFILGGGSNILFTKNIDGIIFKSEIKGINEIKRTQENIFLEVGSGEIWDDLVNYCVNKNFGGIENLSMIPGTVGAAPIQNIGAYGSEFEEVFVSLEGIDLFQNKKISFIKSECKFGYRESIFKKEFKNKFLITKVVIKLDLYPKINPTYKAIQDEISKVNYQNLDVKLISEIVRKIRSSKLPDPKEIGNAGSFFKNPTISKNHFEKLLSENSDLAFYKIDENNYKIPAGWLIEKCGFKGVKNNNVGVHIKQALVLVNYGNANGNEILNLANEIKNKIQNQFRINLEFEVNII; this is translated from the coding sequence ATGGAAATTGCTGAAAATATTTCTTTAAAAAATTTAAACACATTCGGAATCGAATGTTCCGCAAAAAAGTTAATAAAATTTGCAAATGAAAATGAGATTCACAATTATTTATCACAGAATAATATTGATAATGAAAATATTTTTATTCTTGGCGGCGGAAGTAATATTTTATTTACAAAAAATATTGATGGAATAATTTTCAAATCGGAAATAAAAGGAATTAATGAAATAAAACGAACGCAAGAAAATATTTTTTTAGAAGTTGGAAGCGGTGAAATTTGGGATGATTTGGTAAATTATTGCGTTAATAAAAATTTCGGCGGAATAGAAAATCTTTCGATGATTCCCGGAACTGTTGGCGCTGCGCCGATTCAAAACATAGGAGCTTACGGTTCTGAGTTTGAAGAAGTTTTTGTAAGCTTAGAAGGAATTGATTTATTTCAAAATAAAAAAATATCTTTTATAAAAAGTGAATGTAAATTTGGATACCGTGAAAGTATTTTCAAAAAAGAATTTAAAAATAAATTTCTGATCACAAAGGTTGTAATAAAACTTGATTTGTATCCTAAAATAAATCCAACTTACAAAGCTATTCAAGATGAAATTTCAAAAGTGAATTATCAAAATCTTGATGTTAAATTAATAAGTGAAATTGTAAGAAAAATTCGCTCAAGTAAATTGCCGGATCCAAAAGAAATTGGTAACGCCGGAAGTTTCTTCAAAAATCCAACAATATCAAAAAATCATTTCGAAAAATTACTTTCAGAAAATTCAGATTTAGCATTTTATAAAATTGATGAAAATAATTATAAAATTCCCGCCGGCTGGTTAATAGAAAAATGTGGATTCAAAGGAGTAAAAAATAATAATGTTGGCGTTCATATTAAGCAAGCACTTGTGCTTGTAAATTACGGAAATGCAAACGGAAATGAAATATTAAATTTAGCAAACGAAATTAAAAATAAAATTCAAAATCAATTTAGAATTAATCTTGAATTTGAAGTAAATATAATTTAA
- a CDS encoding MFS transporter: MSDLFVVLVGLSIILYIFLVLATARLAIQKNLNSILLTLIASILPIAVIYFYADQDNIFEAIIISLTIPILTFVYAIFTKADEKKSEDKFVFFNDIIMELTQPFVDLAHTSQALFGLNLSYVLEGLTYFGVVGLLAIFFNDYIKLDDIDAGRMVGILTAGITIAMLFLGATVDWIGLRKSLIISLSLMLGGRILLTLSPNMGLPGLWDSAHIYAMLGIFGVVLGYGIYQPACYAGVKQLTNEKTSAMGYAMLYALMNLGGFLPGIISPPIRKSFGITGVFWVYAVLTVVGIGVVYFIITKKAMQKATADLNRNANKKDEIDPMADLTGKEKLMYYLKNFPLRDLRFLYFVFILIFVQTLFAHNWLTIPLYTSRAFEGFVGENFEFFVNLNPILIFILTPMVTALTSKKDTYTMMIIGTFVMAFPTFILALGPSFNTLIAYLVIMTIGEAMWQPRFLQWVAEIAPKNMTGIYMGIGQFPWFLTKVITSLYSGWFIMNYCPDNTPISELNTETMWFIYGCIAIVSPVGLLLAKNWMQKGFKVKHED, encoded by the coding sequence ATGAGCGATTTATTTGTTGTTCTGGTCGGGCTTTCAATTATTCTTTATATTTTTCTTGTTCTTGCAACTGCAAGATTAGCAATCCAAAAAAACTTAAACTCAATTTTATTAACTCTTATTGCATCAATTTTACCAATTGCCGTAATTTATTTTTATGCGGATCAAGATAATATTTTTGAAGCAATAATTATTTCTTTAACAATTCCCATTTTAACTTTTGTGTACGCAATATTTACTAAAGCTGATGAAAAAAAATCTGAAGATAAATTTGTTTTCTTTAATGATATAATAATGGAATTAACTCAACCTTTTGTTGATTTAGCTCATACTTCTCAAGCTTTGTTTGGATTGAATTTGTCATATGTTCTAGAAGGATTAACTTATTTTGGCGTTGTTGGTTTGCTTGCAATATTTTTTAATGATTATATAAAATTAGATGATATTGATGCCGGAAGAATGGTAGGAATTTTAACCGCCGGGATTACAATTGCAATGTTATTTCTTGGTGCAACTGTTGATTGGATTGGTTTACGAAAATCATTAATAATTTCACTTTCATTAATGTTGGGCGGAAGAATTTTATTAACACTTTCTCCAAATATGGGTTTACCGGGTTTGTGGGATTCTGCTCATATTTATGCAATGTTAGGAATTTTCGGAGTTGTTTTAGGTTATGGAATTTATCAGCCGGCTTGCTATGCCGGTGTTAAACAACTTACAAATGAGAAAACATCCGCAATGGGTTATGCAATGCTTTATGCACTTATGAATTTAGGCGGATTTTTACCAGGAATTATTTCTCCGCCAATTAGAAAATCTTTTGGAATTACCGGTGTGTTTTGGGTTTATGCTGTTTTAACTGTAGTTGGAATTGGTGTTGTTTATTTTATTATAACAAAAAAAGCAATGCAAAAAGCAACTGCAGATTTAAATAGAAATGCAAATAAAAAAGATGAAATTGATCCGATGGCTGATTTAACCGGAAAAGAAAAATTAATGTATTATTTGAAAAACTTTCCGCTAAGGGATTTAAGGTTTCTTTATTTCGTATTTATTCTAATTTTTGTTCAAACATTATTTGCACATAATTGGCTTACAATTCCACTATATACAAGCAGAGCTTTTGAAGGATTTGTGGGAGAAAATTTTGAATTTTTTGTAAACCTAAATCCAATTTTAATATTCATTCTTACGCCAATGGTTACAGCATTAACTTCAAAAAAAGATACTTACACAATGATGATAATTGGAACTTTTGTAATGGCTTTCCCAACATTTATTTTAGCATTGGGACCAAGTTTTAATACATTAATTGCTTATTTAGTAATTATGACAATTGGCGAAGCAATGTGGCAGCCAAGATTTTTGCAATGGGTTGCTGAAATTGCTCCAAAAAATATGACCGGAATTTATATGGGAATTGGACAATTTCCATGGTTTTTAACAAAAGTAATTACGAGTCTTTATTCCGGTTGGTTTATTATGAATTACTGCCCGGATAATACTCCTATTTCCGAATTAAATACAGAAACAATGTGGTTTATTTATGGATGTATTGCAATTGTTAGTCCGGTTGGGTTATTACTTGCAAAAAATTGGATGCAAAAAGGTTTTAAAGTTAAGCATGAAGATTAG
- a CDS encoding response regulator SirA: MSKFQNVIKRSGAIVPFTKIRIVNAIYRSAISVGGRDKNRAEILADKVIELLEYTFPGNHIPYIEEIQDAVEKVLIENGHAKVAKEYILYRDERNKKRMVDAKIASKPDENIPWAKIWRVLDWATSHKLNTIENYNSRISNNEFPQIVHESEAAYEDDLDMAAEMISERSDKLKMVFISGPSSSGKTTTTIKIEDRLKKNGLKFATVNVDNYFFDLEEHPKDEFGDYDFETPQALDLQLINEHLLQLSEGEEVKIPFYDFKLGKRYLDQTPMKLKENEIILIDSLHGLFPAFSSEIPNEVKFKLYLEPLMQMKDKNNKYIQWTDIRLMRRMLRDSVHRAYDPLQTLEHWHYVRSSELRNIIPFANSADFIINSAMPYELSLYKTKLFNQFKEWKNKFANNPLKEDAFLRAERISNFMEEILEISDDSPIPKDSVLREFIGGSIFKY; this comes from the coding sequence ATGTCAAAATTTCAAAATGTAATTAAGAGAAGCGGTGCAATAGTTCCGTTTACAAAAATTAGAATTGTTAATGCAATTTACCGTTCTGCAATTTCTGTAGGAGGAAGAGATAAAAATCGAGCAGAAATTTTAGCAGATAAAGTTATTGAACTTCTTGAATATACATTTCCGGGAAATCATATTCCATATATTGAAGAAATTCAAGATGCGGTTGAAAAAGTTCTAATTGAAAACGGTCATGCAAAAGTTGCAAAAGAATATATTTTATATCGTGATGAAAGAAATAAAAAAAGAATGGTTGATGCGAAGATTGCATCAAAGCCGGATGAAAATATTCCTTGGGCAAAAATTTGGAGAGTTTTAGATTGGGCTACTTCTCATAAATTGAATACAATTGAAAATTATAATTCAAGAATTTCAAACAATGAATTTCCACAAATTGTTCATGAATCTGAAGCTGCGTATGAAGATGATTTAGATATGGCTGCAGAAATGATTTCCGAAAGAAGCGATAAATTAAAAATGGTCTTCATTAGCGGACCATCTTCTTCCGGCAAAACAACTACAACTATAAAAATTGAAGATCGATTAAAAAAGAATGGTTTAAAATTCGCAACTGTAAATGTTGATAATTATTTCTTTGATTTGGAAGAACATCCTAAAGATGAATTTGGTGATTATGATTTTGAAACTCCGCAAGCTCTTGATCTTCAATTAATAAATGAACATTTGCTTCAACTATCAGAAGGCGAAGAAGTAAAAATTCCATTTTATGATTTTAAATTAGGTAAAAGATATTTAGATCAAACGCCAATGAAACTAAAGGAAAATGAAATTATTCTGATTGATAGTTTGCACGGACTTTTTCCCGCATTCAGCAGTGAAATACCAAATGAAGTTAAGTTTAAATTGTATTTGGAACCGCTTATGCAAATGAAAGATAAAAATAATAAATATATTCAGTGGACAGATATTCGTTTGATGAGAAGAATGCTGAGAGATTCCGTCCACCGCGCTTATGATCCATTGCAGACTTTGGAACATTGGCATTATGTAAGATCGAGCGAATTAAGAAATATTATTCCTTTTGCAAACTCGGCAGATTTTATTATTAATAGTGCAATGCCATATGAATTATCTTTATATAAAACAAAACTTTTCAATCAATTTAAAGAATGGAAAAATAAATTTGCAAATAATCCGTTAAAGGAAGATGCATTTTTAAGAGCTGAAAGAATTTCAAATTTTATGGAAGAAATTTTAGAAATAAGTGATGATTCGCCAATTCCAAAAGATTCAGTTCTAAGAGAATTTATTGGTGGAAGTATTTTTAAATATTAA
- a CDS encoding heavy metal-binding domain-containing protein gives MLVTTTNTIEGKKITKYLGLVSGEAILGANIFKDLFAGIRDIIGGRSAAYEAELKKAKHIAIQEMMEQTKSLGGNAIIAVDLDFETIAANGSMLMVAATGTAVLIEG, from the coding sequence ATGTTAGTTACAACAACAAATACAATTGAAGGTAAAAAAATAACAAAATATTTGGGATTAGTTTCGGGAGAAGCAATTCTTGGGGCAAATATTTTTAAAGATTTATTTGCGGGAATTAGAGATATAATCGGCGGAAGATCTGCTGCTTACGAAGCTGAATTGAAAAAAGCAAAACATATTGCAATTCAAGAAATGATGGAGCAAACAAAATCTTTAGGTGGAAATGCAATTATTGCAGTTGATTTGGATTTTGAAACAATTGCAGCAAACGGAAGTATGTTAATGGTTGCCGCTACCGGAACTGCTGTTTTAATTGAAGGATAG
- the alr gene encoding alanine racemase — protein MNSTIAEINIKSLSYNYNSIRRKTKTKVMAIVKADAYGHGMIECVKVLEKEKFAPEYYGVALLQEAIELRKSKITEKPILCFAPINFEEINIYKNIISTITSENQIEDLKNIKLNFKLKVHVNINTGMNRLGIRFENSIENILKLAKIKNVTVDGIYTHFATSDEKNKDFANLQLNRFTKIVDELKLQKINFGIAHCANSGAILDLPNSYFDMVRPGISLYGYYPSSETTESIKLKPVMSIKSKISNIMEIQKGETVGYGQLFKAKNKMRIGTIPIGYADGLFRALSNKIKVICNNKFATQLGRISMDRISISLNENNKLNDEVIILGKKNKLEINAWDWSKILNTIPYEITCAISKRIPRVYISE, from the coding sequence ATGAATTCTACAATAGCAGAAATTAATATTAAAAGTTTGAGTTATAATTATAATTCAATTAGACGAAAAACTAAAACAAAAGTTATGGCAATTGTTAAGGCAGATGCTTACGGTCATGGAATGATTGAATGTGTAAAAGTTTTAGAAAAAGAAAAATTCGCTCCCGAATATTATGGAGTTGCATTATTGCAAGAAGCCATTGAATTGAGGAAATCTAAAATTACGGAGAAACCAATTTTATGTTTTGCTCCAATAAATTTTGAAGAAATAAATATTTATAAAAATATTATTTCTACAATAACTTCGGAAAATCAAATTGAAGATTTGAAAAATATTAAGTTGAATTTTAAACTTAAAGTTCACGTAAATATCAATACCGGTATGAATAGACTTGGAATTAGATTTGAAAATTCGATTGAAAATATTTTGAAATTAGCGAAAATTAAAAATGTAACTGTTGATGGAATTTATACACATTTTGCAACTTCGGATGAAAAGAATAAGGATTTTGCAAACCTTCAATTAAATAGATTTACTAAAATTGTTGATGAGTTAAAACTTCAAAAAATAAATTTTGGAATTGCTCATTGTGCAAACAGCGGTGCAATTTTAGATTTGCCGAATTCATATTTTGATATGGTTCGTCCTGGAATTTCTCTTTACGGATATTATCCTTCATCGGAAACCACAGAATCAATTAAATTAAAACCGGTTATGTCAATCAAATCCAAAATTTCTAATATTATGGAAATTCAAAAAGGTGAAACTGTTGGTTACGGACAATTATTCAAAGCAAAAAATAAAATGAGGATTGGAACTATACCAATTGGTTATGCAGATGGATTATTCAGAGCTTTAAGCAATAAAATTAAAGTAATTTGTAATAATAAATTTGCAACTCAATTAGGAAGAATTTCTATGGATAGAATTTCTATAAGTTTAAATGAAAATAATAAATTAAATGATGAAGTAATTATTCTTGGGAAAAAAAATAAATTAGAAATTAATGCTTGGGATTGGTCAAAAATTTTAAATACAATTCCATATGAAATTACTTGCGCAATTAGTAAAAGAATTCCAAGAGTTTATATCAGTGAATAA
- a CDS encoding mannose-1-phosphate guanylyltransferase: protein MELFAVIMAGGVGSRFWPRSRQENPKQLIQIFGENTMIQDTVSRLEGLIKNENIFIITNQIQKNSIINQLKNVPEQNIIAEPFGKNTAACIGLASILIHNKSKDAVTIILPADHLIQDKEGFQSTLLNAANFANHSDGLVTIGINPTRPETGYGYIQIIEKQIEKDIFRVQTFAEKPNLSTAKRFVEAGDFLWNSGMFIWKTEVILNEISLYLPELYEGLLELEKNISSENFNDTLIKVYGQLASISIDYGIMEKSNKVFLIKGNFDWSDVGSWEEVYQLSEKDENGNAKMGDFYAENSFGSYVFNPKKFTAIVGLENIIVIETDDALLICNRDNAQDVKHVVDYLKMNKKDNLL from the coding sequence ATGGAATTATTTGCAGTCATTATGGCTGGGGGCGTAGGATCAAGATTTTGGCCAAGAAGCAGACAAGAAAATCCAAAGCAGCTAATTCAAATTTTTGGCGAAAATACAATGATTCAAGATACGGTTAGTAGGTTAGAAGGATTAATCAAAAACGAAAATATTTTTATCATCACAAATCAGATTCAAAAAAATAGTATTATAAACCAACTCAAAAATGTTCCCGAACAGAATATTATTGCTGAACCATTTGGGAAAAATACTGCGGCTTGTATTGGACTTGCATCAATCTTAATTCATAATAAATCAAAAGATGCAGTAACAATTATTCTTCCGGCTGATCATTTAATTCAAGATAAAGAAGGATTTCAATCCACATTATTAAATGCGGCAAATTTTGCAAATCATTCTGATGGACTTGTGACAATCGGCATAAATCCAACTCGACCAGAAACCGGTTATGGATATATTCAAATTATTGAAAAACAAATTGAGAAAGATATTTTTAGAGTTCAAACTTTTGCGGAAAAACCAAATCTATCAACTGCAAAAAGATTTGTTGAAGCCGGAGATTTTTTATGGAATTCCGGAATGTTCATCTGGAAAACAGAAGTAATTCTAAATGAAATTAGTTTGTATTTGCCCGAACTTTATGAAGGTTTGTTGGAATTAGAAAAAAATATTTCCAGCGAAAATTTTAATGATACGTTAATAAAAGTTTACGGACAGCTTGCAAGTATTTCTATTGATTATGGAATAATGGAAAAATCCAATAAAGTATTTTTGATAAAAGGTAATTTTGATTGGAGCGATGTTGGAAGCTGGGAAGAGGTTTATCAGCTTTCTGAAAAAGATGAAAATGGAAATGCAAAAATGGGAGATTTTTATGCAGAAAATTCTTTTGGAAGTTATGTTTTTAATCCAAAAAAATTTACTGCGATTGTTGGATTAGAAAATATAATAGTTATCGAAACTGATGATGCACTTCTGATTTGTAATAGAGATAATGCTCAAGATGTAAAACATGTTGTTGATTATTTAAAGATGAATAAAAAAGATAATCTTTTGTAA
- the rpiB gene encoding ribose 5-phosphate isomerase B codes for MNKKLITEIDIINLLRKGKFKLEIFGNEIFTPAAKDKIKENSIELIKIDFSKSIADSSQKKDCKVKLAIGCDHTGFKTKQILISILSKDGYEIIDVGTNDENSCDYPDFAIKVAEEIKNGNVDFGILIDATGIPSSITANKIPGIRAATCYNEFSAKSSREHNNSNILVLGAKTLGEETIKSILSVWLNSNFLGERHQKRLDKITDVENKYSK; via the coding sequence ATGAATAAAAAATTAATTACCGAAATTGATATTATAAACCTTTTACGGAAAGGGAAATTTAAATTAGAAATTTTTGGTAATGAAATTTTTACTCCCGCTGCAAAAGATAAAATAAAAGAAAATTCAATAGAATTAATTAAAATTGATTTTAGTAAATCAATCGCTGATTCCTCACAAAAAAAAGATTGCAAAGTAAAATTAGCAATCGGCTGTGATCATACCGGATTTAAAACTAAACAGATTTTGATTTCAATTTTAAGCAAAGATGGATATGAAATTATTGATGTCGGAACAAATGATGAGAACTCTTGCGATTATCCGGATTTTGCAATTAAAGTTGCCGAAGAAATAAAAAACGGAAATGTTGATTTTGGAATTCTAATTGATGCAACCGGAATTCCATCTTCCATTACCGCAAATAAAATTCCCGGAATTAGAGCCGCAACTTGTTACAATGAATTTTCCGCAAAAAGTTCAAGAGAACATAACAATTCAAACATTCTTGTTTTAGGTGCAAAAACATTGGGCGAGGAAACAATTAAATCAATTTTAAGTGTTTGGTTAAACAGCAACTTTTTAGGCGAACGTCATCAAAAAAGATTAGATAAAATTACAGATGTTGAGAATAAATATTCAAAATAA